The Glycine soja cultivar W05 chromosome 6, ASM419377v2, whole genome shotgun sequence genome has a window encoding:
- the LOC114416138 gene encoding squamosa promoter-binding-like protein 13A isoform X1, producing the protein MDWNLKAPSWDLVDHVDKATTLQPNIGTKEEQNRFGVYRMKGEFSVDLKLGHHHVGNSGTESALANKSKDAAAASGAAASAGVSKMASSPSGSSKRARTISSTSLTVSCLVDGCNSDLSNCRDYHRRHKVCELHSKTPEVTIAGLKQRFCQQCSRFHSLEQFDERKRSCRKRLDGHNRRRRKPQPEPLSRPGSFLSNYQGTQLLPFSGPHVYASTAMVSPDWSGALVTSSADARLHNHNHHHHQQDLFLGSSHKEGKQVAFLHSNHHPSTLSNQNPPPFPSPSICHTLLRTGPLSETCGGGAKSKMFCESLTTTTTTTASNNNNNSLHDTIPCALSLLSSSQTHTPGGNGLNQMVQQPPPPSMSLMMQPLGLSLQDNNNNSLESVDHCSSMYSLASDHHGSHCNEAAPQLFPFQWE; encoded by the exons atggacTGGAATTTGAAAGCACCTTCTTGGGATTTGGTGGATCATGTGGATAAGGCAACAACCTTACAACCAAACATAGGAACAAAGGAGGAGCAAAACAGATTTGGAGTTTATAGAATGAAAGGGGAGTTTTCTGTTGACTTGAAGCTTGGTCATCATCATGTGGGGAATTCTGGCACTGAATCAGCACTAGCCAACAAGTCCAAAGATGCTGCTGCTGCTAGTGGTGCTGCTGCTTCTGCAGGAGTTTCCAAAATGGCATCTTCACCTTCAGGGTCTTCTAAGAGAGCTAGAACCATAAGCAGCACATCACTCACAGTGTCATGCCTTGTTGATGGGTGCAATTCAGATCTTAGCAATTGTAGAGATTACCATAGGCGCCATAAGGTGTGTGAACTCCATTCCAAGACCCCAGAGGTCACAATTGCTGGCCTCAAGCAAAGGTTCTGCCAACAATGTAGCAG GTTCCATTCGCTGGAGCAATttgatgaaagaaaaagaagctgCAGAAAACGTTTAGATGGACACAATAGAAGGAGAAGAAAGCCCCAGCCAGAACCTCTCTCGCGACCTGGTAGTTTTTTGTCGAATTACCAAG GCACCCAATTGCTACCCTTCTCAGGTCCACACGTATATGCTTCCACTGCCATGGTTAGCCCAGATTGGAGTGGTGCACTTGTGACTTCCTCTGCAGATGCTAGGTTGCACAaccacaaccaccaccaccaccaacaagACCTTTTTCTCGGATCTTCTCACAAAGAAGGGAAGCAAGTAGCATTCTTACACAGCAACCATCATCCCTCCACACTCAGCAACCAAAACCCGCCACCTTTCCCATCCCCTTCCATCTGCCACACGCTTCTCAGGACCGGCCCTCTATCAGAAACCTGCGGCGGAGGAGCGAAAAGCAAAATGTTCTGTGAAAgcttaacaacaacaacaacaacaacagcaagtaataataataacaactcgCTGCATGACACTATTCCTTGTGCTCTCTCTCTTCTGTCATCATCACAGACGCACACACCAGGAGGGAATGGTTTGAACCAAATGGTACAGCAGCCTCCTCCTCCCTCAATGTCCCTCATGATGCAGCCCTTAGGCCTTAGCTTGCAggataataacaacaacagcTTAGAGTCTGTGGATCATTGTTCCTCCATGTATAGCTTGGCTTCTGATCATCATGGATCCCACTGCAATGAAGCAGCCCCTCAACTGTTTCCCTTTCAATGGGAATAG
- the LOC114416141 gene encoding F-box/LRR-repeat protein At5g63520-like produces the protein MEKPSSSRRKSSTMVKASTDANTSLSMLNEDLLQNILARLPSLHFASAACVSKSWNSLCSRILSRPKLSSAISLNPSLPDAVNEVVHKVLSEPIRPHFAIANIGTGFNTAKTLCLIRKSLGFNIPVIVTVANGIMGRDAVTDEFKEVKWGALFSGFGEESYTRFINEGLVLTVGYLPGLKVEALPLRRPTKTSQATWVDNFIKDIKEYSASVSSSPFPVGIILFGEASCDMKLVLEKLDHAMPMDMVIVGDERGSFDFVHKSGNDSRIICSKKGNIEAVALVFAQDRDRSLGTIRFHVALSNGVSTVGPRYKAASVKSNSADCSTWLTARREGQQENLDGQSILLDINNLLDNHIESPDLYIGVIKHRKLSTGAEKPMPRTCIAYHGVVGGDEEYLYVDGIGIKTGDIFQFYYSDPNTALASLTKVHDALKSIHLEKNSKSSKGDGDNATNVFGGIVFACYGRGESFFGRHNVDSSPFLENFPGVPVSGIFCGGEMVRPCTTVIGQCEGASPISCCLHVYSTVYLAMSYTPPSVED, from the exons ATGGAGAAGCCATCGTCGTCGCGAAGAAAATCGAGCACGATGGTGAAAGCTTCAACTGATGCGAACACAAGCCTGAGCATGCTGAACGAGGACCTTCTTCAGAACATTCTAGCGAGGCTTCCTTCTCTACACTTCGCTTCCGCAGCTTGCGTCAGCAAATCATGGAACTCTCTCTGCAGTCGCATCCTCTCTCGCCCCAAGCTCTCTTCGGCGATCTCTCTCAACCCTTCGCTCCCC GATGCTGTCAACGAGGTTGTTCACAAGGTTCTCTCGGAGCCAATTCGACCCCATTTTGCTATTGCCAATATCGGAACTGGATTCAACACTGCCAAGACTCTGTGCCTT ATTAGAAAGTCGTTGGGGTTCAATATTCCTGTTATTGTTACCGTGGCGAATGGTATTATGGGAAGGGATGCTGTAACCGATGAGTTTAAAGAG GTCAAATGGGGTGCCCTTTTTAGCGGCTTTGGCGAGGaatcatatacgaggtttataAACGAAGGCTTAGTTTTGACTGTTGGGTACTTGCCTGGATTGAAAGTTGAAGCATTGCCGTTGCGACGGCCAACAAAG ACATCGCAAGCAACATGGGTTGACAATTTCATAAAGGATATTAAGGAATATTCAGCCTCTGTCTCCAGTAGCCCTTTCCCTGTTGGGATTATATTGTTTGGA GAAGCAAGCTGTGACATGAAATTGGTTCTGGAGAAATTGG aTCATGCCATGCCTATGGACATGGTCATTGTGGGTGATGAGAGAGGCTCTTTTGACTTTGTACACAAAAGTGGGAATGATTCTAGAATCATTTGTAGTAAAAAAGGAAACATAGAAGCTGTTGCTCTTGTATTTGCTCAGGACAGGGACAGGTCTTTGG GAACTATTAGGTTTCATGTTGCATTGTCAAATGGTGTTTCCACTGTGGGTCCCAGATACAAGGCAGCCTCAGTTAAATCAAACAGTGCTGATTGTTCAACATGGCTAACTGCTAGGAGGGAAGGGCAACAGGAAAATCTTGACGGTCAGAGTATTCTACTTGATATCAACAATTTG CTGGACAATCATATTGAGTCTCCTGATTTGTACATTGGGGTAATTAAACATAGGAAATTATCCACTGGAGCAGAGAAGCCAATGCCAAGAACTTGTATTGCATATCATGGAGTTGTGGG AGGTGATGAAGAGTATCTATATGTTGATGGCATTGGCATAAAAACAGGAGATATCTTTCAGTTCTACTATTCAGATCCTAATACTGCCTTAGCTTCATTAACCAAGGTCCATGATGCCCTCAAGAGTAttcatctggaaaaaaattccAAGAGTTCCAAGGGTGATGGAGACAACGCTACCAATGTTTTTGGGGGTATTGTTTTTGCTTGTTACGGCCGTGGTGAATCCTTCTTTGGACGTCACAATGTTGACAGCTCTCCTTTCCTAGAGAATTTTCCAGGAGTGCCAGTGTCTGGAATATTTTGTGGTGGAGAAATGGTGCGTCCTTGTACCACTGTGATTGGTCAATGTGAAGGAGCAAGCCCCATTAGTTGCTGTCTGCATGTTTACAGCACTGTCTACTTAGCAATGTCATATACTCCTCCCTCTGTGGAAGATTAG
- the LOC114416138 gene encoding squamosa promoter-binding-like protein 13A isoform X2: MKGEFSVDLKLGHHHVGNSGTESALANKSKDAAAASGAAASAGVSKMASSPSGSSKRARTISSTSLTVSCLVDGCNSDLSNCRDYHRRHKVCELHSKTPEVTIAGLKQRFCQQCSRFHSLEQFDERKRSCRKRLDGHNRRRRKPQPEPLSRPGSFLSNYQGTQLLPFSGPHVYASTAMVSPDWSGALVTSSADARLHNHNHHHHQQDLFLGSSHKEGKQVAFLHSNHHPSTLSNQNPPPFPSPSICHTLLRTGPLSETCGGGAKSKMFCESLTTTTTTTASNNNNNSLHDTIPCALSLLSSSQTHTPGGNGLNQMVQQPPPPSMSLMMQPLGLSLQDNNNNSLESVDHCSSMYSLASDHHGSHCNEAAPQLFPFQWE; the protein is encoded by the exons ATGAAAGGGGAGTTTTCTGTTGACTTGAAGCTTGGTCATCATCATGTGGGGAATTCTGGCACTGAATCAGCACTAGCCAACAAGTCCAAAGATGCTGCTGCTGCTAGTGGTGCTGCTGCTTCTGCAGGAGTTTCCAAAATGGCATCTTCACCTTCAGGGTCTTCTAAGAGAGCTAGAACCATAAGCAGCACATCACTCACAGTGTCATGCCTTGTTGATGGGTGCAATTCAGATCTTAGCAATTGTAGAGATTACCATAGGCGCCATAAGGTGTGTGAACTCCATTCCAAGACCCCAGAGGTCACAATTGCTGGCCTCAAGCAAAGGTTCTGCCAACAATGTAGCAG GTTCCATTCGCTGGAGCAATttgatgaaagaaaaagaagctgCAGAAAACGTTTAGATGGACACAATAGAAGGAGAAGAAAGCCCCAGCCAGAACCTCTCTCGCGACCTGGTAGTTTTTTGTCGAATTACCAAG GCACCCAATTGCTACCCTTCTCAGGTCCACACGTATATGCTTCCACTGCCATGGTTAGCCCAGATTGGAGTGGTGCACTTGTGACTTCCTCTGCAGATGCTAGGTTGCACAaccacaaccaccaccaccaccaacaagACCTTTTTCTCGGATCTTCTCACAAAGAAGGGAAGCAAGTAGCATTCTTACACAGCAACCATCATCCCTCCACACTCAGCAACCAAAACCCGCCACCTTTCCCATCCCCTTCCATCTGCCACACGCTTCTCAGGACCGGCCCTCTATCAGAAACCTGCGGCGGAGGAGCGAAAAGCAAAATGTTCTGTGAAAgcttaacaacaacaacaacaacaacagcaagtaataataataacaactcgCTGCATGACACTATTCCTTGTGCTCTCTCTCTTCTGTCATCATCACAGACGCACACACCAGGAGGGAATGGTTTGAACCAAATGGTACAGCAGCCTCCTCCTCCCTCAATGTCCCTCATGATGCAGCCCTTAGGCCTTAGCTTGCAggataataacaacaacagcTTAGAGTCTGTGGATCATTGTTCCTCCATGTATAGCTTGGCTTCTGATCATCATGGATCCCACTGCAATGAAGCAGCCCCTCAACTGTTTCCCTTTCAATGGGAATAG